In Desulforegula conservatrix Mb1Pa, the following are encoded in one genomic region:
- a CDS encoding RNA-binding S4 domain-containing protein, producing MREIEINAEPVELYKILKFENLASSGGEAKHVISEGHVIVNGEVETRKRKKIFAGDIIEFGNEKIRIVVKPDL from the coding sequence ATGAGAGAAATTGAAATTAACGCAGAACCTGTGGAACTATATAAAATTCTTAAATTCGAAAATCTCGCGTCAAGCGGAGGCGAAGCCAAGCATGTCATTTCCGAAGGTCATGTGATTGTTAACGGGGAAGTTGAAACAAGAAAACGCAAAAAAATCTTTGCAGGGGATATCATTGAATTTGGAAATGAAAAAATAAGGATAGTAGTCAAGCCAGACTTATAA
- a CDS encoding branched-chain amino acid ABC transporter substrate-binding protein → MKKTAIALFSAFFLMAGVASAADTVKIGVMGPMTGQWASEGQGMKDVISIMADDLNAAGGVAGKKIEVVVEDDAGDPRTASLAAQKLSTKGVVAVIGTYGSSITEATQNIYDEAGIIQIGTGSTANNLTEKGLKLFFRTAPRNDEQSNVAAKAITAAGYKNIAILHDNTSFAKTLADESKAIIEKAGVKVVFFDALTPGERDYSAILTKIKSVNPDAIFYTGYYPEAGLLLRQKMEMNLKVPVIGSDATNNPDLIKIAGAPAAEGFSFVSAPVPQDLATPEAKDFTAKFSKKYGKAPASIYAVLAGDAFKAICEAIKATNSTDPKKLADFMHTQLKNLKGISGDISFDAKGDRVGSVYKVYKVDAKGAFVMQP, encoded by the coding sequence ATGAAAAAAACAGCTATTGCATTATTCTCGGCTTTTTTTCTTATGGCGGGTGTAGCGTCAGCTGCGGACACCGTCAAAATAGGTGTTATGGGTCCAATGACTGGTCAGTGGGCAAGTGAAGGCCAGGGGATGAAGGATGTCATTTCCATAATGGCCGATGATTTGAATGCTGCCGGAGGCGTTGCCGGTAAAAAAATTGAAGTCGTTGTGGAAGATGATGCAGGTGATCCAAGAACTGCGTCTCTTGCTGCACAGAAACTCTCCACAAAAGGCGTAGTAGCTGTAATCGGCACGTATGGTTCATCAATCACAGAAGCCACCCAGAATATATATGATGAAGCAGGCATAATCCAGATTGGAACAGGCTCCACAGCCAACAATCTGACAGAAAAAGGTCTAAAGCTTTTCTTCAGAACAGCCCCAAGAAATGACGAGCAGAGCAATGTGGCAGCAAAGGCAATTACTGCTGCAGGATACAAAAACATTGCCATTCTTCATGACAACACCTCTTTTGCAAAGACCCTTGCAGACGAATCAAAGGCGATCATTGAAAAAGCTGGCGTAAAGGTTGTTTTCTTTGACGCTCTTACTCCAGGTGAAAGGGACTATTCAGCAATCCTTACAAAAATTAAATCAGTTAATCCGGATGCAATTTTCTATACTGGTTACTATCCTGAAGCAGGACTTCTTCTCCGCCAGAAAATGGAAATGAACCTGAAGGTTCCGGTAATAGGCAGCGACGCGACCAATAATCCTGACCTTATAAAGATTGCAGGAGCTCCTGCTGCCGAAGGTTTTTCATTTGTAAGCGCTCCTGTTCCACAGGATCTTGCTACTCCTGAAGCAAAAGATTTCACAGCAAAATTTTCAAAAAAATATGGCAAAGCTCCTGCGTCAATATATGCGGTTCTTGCCGGTGATGCTTTCAAGGCAATATGCGAAGCGATCAAGGCAACAAATTCGACTGATCCTAAAAAACTTGCTGACTTCATGCACACTCAGCTCAAAAACCTTAAAGGCATCTCAGGTGATATTTCATTTGATGCAAAGGGAGACAGAGTCGGCAGTGTTTACAAGGTATACAAAGTCGATGCTAAAGGCGCTTTTGTAATGCAGCCCTAA